The following nucleotide sequence is from Streptomyces sp. NBC_00237.
GCGTGTTTCCGCCTCCCCCTGGAGACAGGTCACATCCTGGGGGAGATTGGGTCACGACTGGGACGCGAAGCGAGTGGAGGGGCGCGCGGGGGATGCGCGCCGCTCCGGAAGCGCTCAGTCGATTGTGCGCTCCGGGGCGGGCGCGCGCTCGGTGATCACGGTGTTTCGTGAGCTGTTCCACACCGGGCCGGTCGCGGGTACGGGGATGCCCCGGCTCTTGCGGGCCGGGGCATCGGTGTTCTCGTACGGGTGTCAGCTCAGGCGCTCGATGACCATGGCCATGCCCTGGCCGCCGCCGACGCACATGGTCTCCAGGCCGAACTGCTTGTCGTGGAACTGGAGGCTGTTGATGAGGGTGCCCGTGATGCGCGCGCCCGTCATGCCGAAGGGGTGCCCGACGGCGATCGCGCCACCGTTCACGTTCACCTTGTCCAGGTCGATCCCGAGGTCCTGGTAGGACGGGATCACCTGGGCGGCGAAGGCTTCGTTGATCTCCGCGAGGTCGATGTCGCCGATGCTCAGCCCGGCGCGCTTCAGCGCCTGCTTGCTGGCCTCGACCGGTCCGTACCCCATGATCTCGGGCGAGAGCCCGGAGACGCCGGTCGAGACGATCCGCGCGAGCGGGGTGAGGCCCAGCTCGGCGGCCTTCGTGTCGGACATGATCACGAGGGCGGCGGCGCCGTCGTTGAGCGGGCAGCAGTTGCCGGCGGTGACGAGCCCGTCGGGCCGGAAGACGGGCTTGAGGCCCTGGACGCCCTCCACGGTGACCCCGGCGCGCGGCCCGTCGTCCTTGCTGACGACGGTCCCGTCCGGGGTGGTCACCGGGGTGATCTCCCGCTCCCAGAAACCGTTCTTGATGGCCTGCTCGGCGAGGTTCTGCGAACGTACGCCGAACTCGTCCATCTCCTGGCGGCTGATGCCCTTCAGGCGGGCCAGGTTCTCGGCCGTCTGTCCCATCGAGATGTACGCGTCCGGTACGAGGCCGTCCTCGCGGGGGTCGTGCCAGTCGGCGCCCGCCTGCTCGGCGCGGGCCGCGGTACGGGCCTCGGCCTCGGCGAAGAGGGGGTTGTGGGTGTCGGGCCAGGAGTCCGAGTTCCCCTTGGCGAACCGCGAGACCATCTCGACGCCCGCCGAGATGAACACGTCGCCCTCGCCCGCCTTGATGGCGTGCAGGGCCATGCGGGAGGTCTGGAGGGAG
It contains:
- a CDS encoding acetyl-CoA C-acetyltransferase codes for the protein MPEAVIVSTARSPIGRAFKGSLKDLRADDLTATIIQTALAKVPELDPRDIDDLMLGCGLPGGEQGNNLGRIVAVQMGMDHLPGCTVTRYCSSSLQTSRMALHAIKAGEGDVFISAGVEMVSRFAKGNSDSWPDTHNPLFAEAEARTAARAEQAGADWHDPREDGLVPDAYISMGQTAENLARLKGISRQEMDEFGVRSQNLAEQAIKNGFWEREITPVTTPDGTVVSKDDGPRAGVTVEGVQGLKPVFRPDGLVTAGNCCPLNDGAAALVIMSDTKAAELGLTPLARIVSTGVSGLSPEIMGYGPVEASKQALKRAGLSIGDIDLAEINEAFAAQVIPSYQDLGIDLDKVNVNGGAIAVGHPFGMTGARITGTLINSLQFHDKQFGLETMCVGGGQGMAMVIERLS